In Kitasatospora gansuensis, a genomic segment contains:
- a CDS encoding MFS transporter has translation MALSPTHPGVGAPSADGRRTTRGLLPLLFTGNTAMYALYLGVGGVLLPLQVEQLDAAHKVANLGLVSGVAAIFATFFNPLAGALSDRSGRRNPWILGGGLATVAAMALLGSVDTVLLVAIAWCLGQAVMNFYQSALTSVVPDRVPLGRRGAASAAVGLGLPVGSTVGVLVASACSDHYRTGYLVLGVLVALAAVLFTSAAREQRMPAKSPTPLREQAAAFLGVLREHDFRWAFIGRWLLVLGYFAVVGYQLYILQDHIALPAGLEPTEAVAVLTPVSAVTMALSTVVGGVLSDRLDRRKLFVGVSAALSGVALLISVVSPTWPGMLVFAAVNGLAFGCFMAVDTALVTMVLPKAEDAARDMGVLNIANAGPQILAPFVASAVVGLGGYTPLFVLGALLSVLGALAVRPIRSVR, from the coding sequence GTGGCCCTTTCCCCCACCCACCCCGGCGTCGGCGCCCCATCCGCCGACGGCCGCCGCACCACCCGCGGCCTGCTGCCGCTGCTGTTCACCGGCAACACCGCGATGTACGCGCTCTACCTCGGCGTCGGCGGCGTCCTGCTGCCGCTCCAGGTCGAGCAGTTGGACGCGGCGCACAAGGTGGCCAACCTCGGTCTGGTCAGCGGGGTCGCGGCGATCTTCGCGACCTTCTTCAACCCGCTCGCGGGCGCGCTCTCGGACCGCTCCGGGCGGCGCAACCCGTGGATCCTCGGCGGCGGCCTGGCCACCGTCGCCGCGATGGCGCTGCTCGGTAGCGTGGACACCGTGCTGCTGGTCGCGATCGCCTGGTGCCTCGGGCAGGCGGTGATGAACTTCTACCAGTCCGCGCTCACCTCGGTGGTGCCCGACCGGGTGCCGCTCGGCAGACGCGGCGCCGCCTCGGCGGCGGTCGGTCTGGGCCTGCCGGTCGGCTCCACGGTCGGGGTGCTGGTCGCCTCGGCCTGCTCCGACCACTACCGGACCGGCTACCTGGTGCTCGGCGTGCTGGTCGCGCTGGCGGCGGTGCTGTTCACCTCCGCCGCCCGGGAGCAGCGGATGCCCGCCAAGTCCCCCACCCCGCTGCGCGAGCAGGCCGCCGCCTTCCTCGGGGTGCTGCGCGAGCACGACTTCCGCTGGGCCTTCATCGGCCGCTGGTTGCTGGTGCTCGGGTACTTCGCGGTGGTCGGCTACCAGCTCTACATCCTGCAGGACCACATCGCGCTGCCGGCCGGCCTGGAGCCGACCGAGGCGGTGGCGGTCCTGACGCCCGTCTCGGCCGTCACCATGGCGCTCTCCACGGTGGTCGGGGGCGTGCTCTCCGACCGGCTGGACCGCCGCAAGCTGTTCGTCGGCGTCTCGGCCGCGCTCTCCGGGGTGGCCCTGCTGATCTCGGTGGTCAGCCCGACCTGGCCGGGGATGCTGGTCTTCGCGGCCGTCAACGGTCTGGCCTTCGGCTGCTTCATGGCGGTCGACACCGCGCTGGTCACCATGGTGCTGCCGAAGGCGGAGGACGCCGCCCGGGACATGGGCGTGCTGAACATCGCCAACGCCGGGCCGCAGATCCTGGCCCCGTTCGTGGCCTCCGCCGTGGTCGGCCTCGGCGGCTACACCCCGCTGTTCGTCCTCGGAGCCCTGCTCTCGGTGCTCGGCGCGCTCGCCGTGCGGCCGATCAGGAGCGTCCGGTGA
- a CDS encoding alpha/beta fold hydrolase yields the protein MKLNTQEWGTGDRVALLVHGIMSDHRTWRRVGPALAERGYRVIAVDLRGHGASPRGAGETPAERYGPAQYADDLVDTLPAGAELAIGHSLGGLALRWAVDRLRPRRAVFSDPAWLFADQGIDPELFVGFAAQATAEQITVMNPRWEQADVEVELATLAVWDPDTARSLGSHHGYAGLPDAPVVPSLVQLADPSFLVGPLDAERLRERGFEVRTVAGAGHTIHRDDFAGFMASLDGWI from the coding sequence GTGAAGTTGAACACCCAGGAGTGGGGTACCGGCGACCGCGTGGCGCTGCTGGTGCACGGCATCATGTCCGACCACCGGACCTGGCGCCGGGTCGGCCCCGCGCTGGCCGAGCGCGGTTACCGGGTGATCGCGGTGGACCTGCGCGGTCACGGCGCGAGCCCGCGCGGCGCGGGGGAGACCCCGGCCGAGCGGTACGGGCCCGCGCAGTACGCCGACGACCTGGTGGACACCCTGCCGGCCGGTGCGGAGCTGGCGATCGGGCACTCGCTCGGCGGGCTCGCGCTGCGCTGGGCGGTGGATCGGCTGCGGCCGCGGCGGGCGGTCTTCTCGGACCCGGCCTGGCTGTTCGCCGACCAGGGCATCGACCCCGAGCTGTTCGTCGGCTTCGCCGCGCAGGCGACCGCCGAGCAGATCACCGTGATGAACCCGCGCTGGGAGCAGGCGGACGTCGAGGTCGAGCTGGCGACCCTGGCCGTCTGGGACCCGGACACCGCCAGGTCGCTCGGCTCGCACCACGGGTACGCGGGGCTGCCGGACGCTCCGGTGGTGCCCTCGCTGGTCCAACTCGCCGACCCCAGCTTCCTGGTGGGCCCGCTGGACGCCGAGCGGCTGCGGGAGCGGGGCTTCGAGGTGCGCACCGTCGCGGGTGCGGGCCACACCATCCACCGGGACGACTTCGCGGGCTTCATGGCCTCGCTCGACGGCTGGATCTGA
- a CDS encoding beta-glucosidase family protein: MTEHAREAAVQAALAALDLPAKVALLAGADMWSLPANEEIGLGRLVMSDGPAGVRGEQWTPDDPSVSIPSPTALAATWDLELVRRAGRLLAQEARRKGAHVVLAPTVNLHRSPRGGRHFECYSEDPLLTGELGAALVSGVQDGGVATTPKHFVGNDSETDRYTVDVRLDERTLRELYLAPFEIIVKKASPWGLMAAYNAVNGPSMTEHQELNNRVLREEWGFDGVLVSDWTGARDTVRAALGGLDVAMPGPATVYGEHLVKAVREGLVPERTVDELARRVLRLAARVGLLAGAPAAVPAERLPARIDGEALARELAARSFVLLRNEGGVLPLAPAPGAKVALIGAAAAEARIGGGGSAQVFPTRVVSPLDGLSAALGSEVGLSYAVGADPRTFVPPAGFPGRAELLGTDGELLGTAATVDGSVRWLGTLPGGVAFDRLRRVVLTTTVTPERSGEHLVAIRGVGHYRLEAAGEPLFDGVLLPEGEDPAAAFLNPPERRFALELTGPAEIRLTFTMPEASAFSAFGLVSFTLGHAEPTASADELIEQAVEAARAAEVAVVVVGTTEEVESEGVDRSCLRLPGRQDELVARVLAVNPRTVVVVNAGAPVLMPWREQVAAVLLAWFPGQEAGAALADVLLGLAEPGGRLPTTWPAEEADAPVWEVTPTDGRLAYEEGLFIGYRAWQRRAGAQPAYWFGAGQGYTEWAYEGLEARRGEQPGVLAEVCVRVRNTGARTGREVVQVYLATDGVDRSRPDRQLAGFAVVEAAPGECVTARVTVPERAAQTWAAGRGWVTRPGTYTVEAGRSAADRPLVLALEVGGI; encoded by the coding sequence ATGACCGAGCACGCCAGGGAAGCCGCCGTGCAGGCCGCACTCGCCGCGCTGGACCTGCCCGCCAAGGTGGCACTGCTGGCCGGTGCCGACATGTGGTCGCTGCCCGCGAACGAGGAGATCGGCCTCGGCCGGCTGGTGATGTCGGACGGTCCGGCCGGGGTGCGGGGCGAGCAGTGGACCCCGGACGACCCGTCCGTCTCGATCCCCTCGCCGACCGCGCTGGCCGCCACCTGGGACCTCGAACTGGTGCGCAGGGCCGGTCGGTTGCTGGCCCAGGAGGCCCGCCGCAAGGGTGCCCACGTGGTGCTGGCGCCGACCGTGAACCTGCACCGCAGCCCGCGCGGCGGACGGCACTTCGAGTGCTACTCGGAGGATCCGCTGCTCACCGGTGAGCTGGGCGCGGCGCTGGTCTCCGGGGTGCAGGACGGCGGGGTGGCCACCACGCCCAAGCACTTCGTCGGCAACGACTCGGAGACCGACCGCTACACGGTGGACGTCCGGCTGGACGAGCGCACGCTGCGCGAGCTCTACCTGGCCCCGTTCGAGATCATCGTGAAGAAGGCCAGCCCCTGGGGGCTGATGGCCGCGTACAACGCGGTGAACGGGCCGAGCATGACGGAGCACCAGGAGCTCAACAACCGCGTGCTGCGCGAGGAGTGGGGCTTCGACGGGGTGCTGGTCTCGGACTGGACCGGGGCCCGGGACACCGTGCGGGCCGCGCTGGGCGGGCTTGACGTGGCGATGCCGGGCCCGGCCACGGTGTACGGCGAGCACCTGGTGAAGGCGGTCCGCGAGGGTCTGGTGCCCGAGCGGACGGTGGACGAACTGGCCCGCCGGGTCCTGCGGTTGGCCGCCCGGGTGGGCCTGCTGGCCGGTGCCCCGGCGGCGGTGCCGGCCGAGCGGCTGCCCGCCCGGATCGACGGTGAGGCACTGGCCCGGGAGCTGGCGGCGCGCTCCTTCGTGCTGCTGCGGAACGAGGGCGGCGTGCTGCCGCTGGCCCCCGCCCCCGGTGCCAAGGTGGCGCTGATCGGCGCGGCGGCGGCCGAGGCCAGGATCGGTGGCGGCGGCAGTGCCCAGGTCTTCCCGACCCGGGTGGTCTCGCCGCTGGACGGGCTGAGCGCCGCGCTCGGCTCGGAGGTCGGGCTGAGCTACGCGGTCGGTGCCGACCCGCGCACCTTCGTGCCCCCGGCCGGGTTCCCCGGCCGCGCCGAACTGCTGGGTACGGACGGTGAGTTGCTGGGGACGGCGGCCACCGTGGACGGCAGCGTGCGCTGGCTCGGCACGCTGCCGGGCGGGGTCGCGTTCGACCGGCTGCGCCGGGTGGTGCTGACCACCACGGTGACTCCGGAGCGGTCCGGCGAGCACCTGGTGGCGATCCGCGGGGTCGGCCACTACCGGCTGGAGGCGGCCGGCGAGCCGCTCTTCGACGGCGTGCTGCTGCCCGAGGGCGAGGACCCGGCGGCGGCCTTTCTGAACCCGCCGGAGCGCCGGTTCGCGCTGGAGCTGACCGGCCCGGCCGAGATCCGGCTGACCTTCACGATGCCGGAGGCGAGCGCGTTCTCCGCCTTCGGGCTGGTCTCCTTCACCCTGGGCCATGCCGAACCGACCGCCTCCGCCGACGAGTTGATCGAGCAGGCGGTCGAGGCGGCCCGGGCCGCCGAGGTGGCGGTGGTGGTGGTCGGCACCACCGAGGAGGTGGAGAGCGAGGGGGTGGACCGGTCCTGCCTGCGGCTGCCGGGACGGCAGGACGAGTTGGTGGCCCGGGTGCTGGCGGTCAACCCGCGCACCGTGGTGGTGGTCAACGCCGGTGCCCCGGTGCTGATGCCGTGGCGCGAGCAGGTGGCGGCGGTGCTGCTGGCCTGGTTCCCTGGCCAGGAGGCCGGGGCGGCGCTGGCCGACGTCCTGCTCGGCCTGGCCGAGCCGGGCGGGCGGCTTCCCACCACCTGGCCCGCCGAGGAGGCCGACGCGCCGGTCTGGGAGGTGACGCCGACGGACGGCCGACTTGCCTACGAGGAGGGCCTGTTCATCGGCTACCGGGCCTGGCAGCGCCGGGCCGGGGCGCAGCCCGCGTACTGGTTCGGCGCCGGGCAGGGCTACACCGAGTGGGCGTACGAGGGGCTGGAGGCGCGGCGCGGCGAGCAGCCGGGCGTGCTGGCCGAGGTCTGCGTCCGGGTCCGTAACACCGGGGCCAGGACGGGCCGTGAGGTGGTGCAGGTCTATCTGGCCACCGACGGGGTGGACCGCAGCCGGCCGGACCGTCAGCTGGCCGGTTTCGCGGTGGTGGAGGCGGCGCCGGGGGAGTGCGTGACCGCGCGGGTGACGGTGCCGGAGCGGGCCGCGCAGACCTGGGCGGCCGGCCGGGGGTGGGTCACCAGGCCGGGTACGTACACGGTCGAGGCGGGCCGCAGTGCGGCCGACCGGCCGCTGGTGCTGGCCTTGGAGGTGGGGGGTATCTGA
- the pstC gene encoding phosphate ABC transporter permease subunit PstC, translating into MSTDTPTATDSPRALTVNPGLPDRIFLAWAKASGAIVLVVMLGVGGYLAVRATDALSTAGLSFLTTETWNPDGGRGQFGIAAVLIGTVLIGGIAVVLAVPLALASALYISEYAPRQLRRTLVSMVDLMAAVPSVVYGVWGFKLLQYQLTGVARWLSDYFGWIPLFKVNGADPTNPLTPPLVYTASSLMAGVVVGFMITPIMCSIMREVFDQAPAGEREGAYALGSTRWGMIRSVVLPFGRGGIIGGTMLGLGRALGETISVYLILSMNFDIQPHVLQSGGSAVAPLIALRYGDSTDFSVSALMAAGLSLFVLTLAVNFAAAAVVARSRSGASS; encoded by the coding sequence ATGAGTACGGATACTCCGACGGCGACCGACTCCCCGAGGGCACTGACCGTCAACCCCGGTCTGCCGGACCGGATCTTCCTGGCCTGGGCCAAGGCCAGCGGCGCGATCGTGCTGGTGGTGATGCTCGGGGTCGGTGGCTACCTGGCCGTCCGGGCCACCGACGCGCTCTCCACCGCCGGGCTCTCCTTCCTCACCACCGAGACCTGGAACCCGGACGGCGGCCGCGGCCAGTTCGGCATCGCGGCGGTGCTGATCGGCACGGTGCTGATCGGCGGGATCGCGGTGGTGCTGGCGGTGCCGCTGGCGCTGGCCAGCGCGCTCTACATCAGCGAGTACGCGCCCAGGCAGCTGCGCCGGACGCTGGTCAGCATGGTCGACCTGATGGCCGCCGTGCCCAGCGTGGTCTACGGGGTCTGGGGCTTCAAGCTGTTGCAGTACCAGCTCACCGGCGTGGCCAGGTGGCTCTCGGACTACTTCGGGTGGATCCCGCTGTTCAAGGTGAACGGGGCCGATCCGACCAACCCGCTGACGCCGCCGCTGGTCTACACGGCGTCGAGCCTGATGGCCGGTGTGGTGGTGGGCTTCATGATCACGCCGATCATGTGCTCGATCATGCGCGAAGTGTTCGACCAGGCGCCGGCCGGTGAGCGGGAGGGCGCCTACGCGCTCGGCTCCACCCGCTGGGGCATGATCCGCTCGGTGGTCCTGCCGTTCGGCCGGGGCGGGATCATCGGCGGCACCATGCTCGGCCTCGGCCGCGCGCTGGGCGAGACCATCTCGGTCTACCTGATCCTCTCGATGAACTTCGACATCCAGCCGCACGTGCTGCAGAGCGGCGGCAGCGCGGTCGCGCCGCTGATCGCGCTGCGCTACGGCGACTCGACCGACTTCTCGGTCTCCGCGCTGATGGCGGCCGGACTCTCGCTGTTCGTGCTGACCCTCGCGGTCAACTTCGCCGCGGCCGCCGTGGTCGCCCGCAGTCGCTCGGGGGCCAGCTCATGA
- the pstA gene encoding phosphate ABC transporter permease PstA yields the protein MTTTAPPRTTVVTRPAVPAPQRRRRINARRASDHYAFWGSLAGALATSALLFQRLTPFSGGIGFVVCAWLCFLGLYALLVSRDEGKLTVRDRFASAVVHSLAAMLLGVLVWVLCYVFMKGWSALSHSNFFLQDLSDAGPTDPLDQGGALHAVVGTLIQITISLGITIPVGISCAVFLSEVPGRFSRLVRTLVEAMTALPSILAGLFIYAVMVLTLGLPRSGLAAGVALSVMMLPILIRAADVVLRLVPASLKEASYALGAGRWRTVWTVTLPSARSGLATAVILGAARGIGETSPVLLCSGYTKNLNLDPTKDPQTSLPLMAFTLIKFPSELQAARAFGAAALLLGLVLLLFVVARTLGGRGPGELSRRQRENRARQSAADLARMTNPVVPPARKAPVITRTLTLLTAIAVFATSLLFGAAERAEAAAYLRISGAGSTWSYNAVDGWIRNVRQYGMTVDFDPQGSSFGRNQFKNDATDFAVTEIPYGLTDGGQYDAPPPFPSAYLPIVAGGTSFMYNLKINGKRVTDLRLSGETIAKLFTGGITWWDDPLVKADNPGLELPHVEVHPVVRSDGSGTTAQFTTWLSKRQQPIWDDYCRRTPRGAACGMTSFFPLLKGSTWKALGSSITVASSVANEGNNGAITYVEYSYAKEAKFPVAKVLNQAGYYVGPTGQNVAVALVNARINPDLTQMLDDVYDSPAPAAYPLSSYSYMVVHTSETTNFKQDKGAAMSAFGYYFLCEGQKKVGDNGYSPLTPQLVTSGFDQLAKIPGSEKKVFDPAACSNPTFGKDGTNPYVASAPKPPECDKKGATSQCGGTGAKPTGTQSGTGGAAGGTGTGGAAATGGAAGGPGAADGGTAGAGAAGGTGGGAADDPALGGGDGGAAAGGTGQSVSASAIEVASAAGSGLRYSLMVIAGLLLGAVIVLPPVIAGRAARRREGEL from the coding sequence ATGACCACCACCGCCCCGCCCCGCACCACCGTGGTCACCCGACCGGCCGTGCCCGCCCCGCAGCGCCGCCGCCGGATCAACGCCCGCCGCGCCTCCGACCACTACGCGTTCTGGGGCAGCCTGGCCGGCGCGCTGGCGACCTCCGCGCTGCTGTTCCAGCGGCTCACCCCGTTCAGCGGCGGGATCGGCTTCGTGGTCTGCGCCTGGCTCTGCTTCCTCGGCCTGTACGCGCTGCTGGTCTCCCGGGACGAGGGCAAGCTGACGGTCCGGGACCGGTTCGCCTCCGCGGTGGTGCACAGCCTGGCCGCGATGCTGCTCGGGGTGCTGGTCTGGGTGCTGTGCTACGTCTTCATGAAGGGCTGGTCGGCCCTCTCGCACAGCAACTTCTTCCTCCAGGACCTGTCCGACGCCGGGCCGACCGACCCGCTGGACCAGGGCGGCGCGCTGCACGCGGTGGTCGGCACCCTGATCCAGATCACCATCTCGCTGGGCATCACCATCCCGGTCGGGATCAGCTGCGCGGTCTTCCTGAGCGAGGTGCCGGGCCGGTTCAGCCGGCTGGTGCGCACGCTGGTCGAGGCGATGACGGCGCTGCCGTCGATCCTGGCGGGCCTGTTCATCTACGCGGTGATGGTGCTCACCCTGGGGTTGCCCCGGTCCGGCCTGGCGGCCGGGGTGGCGCTCTCGGTGATGATGCTGCCGATCCTGATCCGGGCCGCCGACGTGGTGCTCCGGCTGGTGCCCGCCTCGCTCAAGGAGGCGTCCTACGCGCTCGGCGCCGGACGCTGGCGGACGGTCTGGACGGTGACCCTGCCGAGCGCCCGCTCGGGCCTGGCCACCGCGGTGATCCTGGGCGCCGCCCGCGGGATCGGCGAGACCTCGCCGGTGCTGCTCTGCTCCGGCTACACCAAGAACCTCAACCTGGACCCGACGAAGGACCCGCAGACCTCGCTGCCGCTGATGGCCTTCACCCTGATCAAGTTCCCGTCCGAGCTCCAGGCCGCCCGGGCCTTCGGCGCGGCGGCGCTGCTGCTCGGCCTGGTGCTGCTGCTCTTCGTGGTCGCCCGGACCCTCGGCGGCCGGGGCCCGGGTGAGCTGAGCCGGCGTCAGCGCGAGAACCGGGCCCGGCAGTCCGCGGCCGACCTGGCCCGGATGACCAACCCCGTCGTTCCCCCCGCCCGGAAGGCGCCCGTGATCACCCGCACCCTGACCCTGCTCACCGCGATCGCGGTGTTCGCCACCTCGCTGCTGTTCGGCGCGGCCGAACGGGCCGAGGCCGCCGCCTACCTGCGGATCAGCGGCGCGGGTTCCACCTGGAGCTACAACGCGGTCGACGGCTGGATCAGGAACGTCCGCCAGTACGGCATGACCGTCGACTTCGACCCGCAGGGGTCCTCGTTCGGCCGGAACCAGTTCAAGAACGACGCCACCGACTTCGCGGTCACCGAGATCCCGTACGGGCTCACCGACGGCGGCCAGTACGACGCGCCGCCGCCGTTCCCCTCGGCCTACCTGCCGATCGTCGCGGGCGGCACCTCCTTCATGTACAACCTGAAGATCAACGGCAAGCGGGTGACCGACCTGCGGCTCTCCGGCGAGACCATCGCCAAGCTCTTCACCGGCGGCATCACCTGGTGGGACGACCCGCTGGTGAAGGCCGACAACCCGGGCCTGGAGCTGCCGCACGTCGAGGTGCACCCGGTGGTCCGCTCGGACGGCTCCGGTACCACCGCGCAGTTCACCACCTGGCTGAGCAAGCGTCAGCAGCCGATCTGGGACGACTACTGCCGCCGTACGCCGCGCGGTGCGGCCTGCGGGATGACCTCGTTCTTCCCGCTGCTCAAGGGCTCCACCTGGAAGGCGCTGGGCAGCTCGATCACGGTGGCCTCCTCGGTCGCCAACGAGGGCAACAACGGGGCCATCACCTACGTCGAGTACTCCTACGCCAAGGAGGCCAAGTTCCCGGTCGCCAAGGTGCTCAACCAGGCCGGCTACTACGTCGGGCCGACCGGGCAGAACGTCGCGGTCGCCCTGGTCAACGCCCGGATCAACCCGGACCTGACCCAGATGCTGGACGACGTCTACGACAGCCCGGCGCCGGCCGCCTACCCGCTCTCCAGCTACAGCTACATGGTGGTGCACACCAGCGAGACGACGAACTTCAAGCAGGACAAGGGCGCGGCGATGAGCGCCTTCGGCTACTACTTCCTCTGCGAGGGCCAGAAGAAGGTCGGCGACAACGGGTACTCGCCGCTCACCCCGCAGCTGGTCACCTCCGGCTTCGACCAGCTGGCGAAGATCCCGGGCAGCGAGAAGAAGGTCTTCGACCCGGCCGCCTGCAGCAACCCGACCTTCGGCAAGGACGGCACCAACCCGTACGTGGCCAGCGCCCCCAAGCCGCCCGAGTGCGACAAGAAGGGCGCGACGTCCCAGTGCGGGGGCACCGGCGCCAAGCCCACCGGCACCCAGTCGGGCACCGGCGGCGCGGCCGGCGGCACGGGGACGGGCGGTGCGGCGGCCACCGGTGGCGCGGCCGGCGGACCGGGTGCGGCGGACGGTGGAACGGCGGGTGCGGGAGCCGCCGGCGGGACGGGCGGCGGGGCGGCGGACGACCCCGCGCTCGGCGGCGGTGACGGCGGGGCCGCCGCCGGTGGCACCGGGCAGAGCGTGAGCGCCTCCGCGATCGAGGTGGCCTCCGCGGCGGGCAGTGGGCTGCGGTACTCGCTGATGGTGATCGCCGGGCTGCTGCTCGGTGCGGTCATCGTGCTGCCGCCGGTGATCGCGGGCCGGGCGGCTCGCAGGCGGGAGGGGGAGCTGTGA
- a CDS encoding substrate-binding domain-containing protein produces the protein MKSLTKSNLAKCVTVAAGLGLVVAGTGTAQADPTGAPLYRQLAGVGSDTTQGVMNAMADAITGPTGEKLIGSYNATGSATINTKAAAACQNLNRPNGSGAGRTALLNELNKNNGCLDFSRSSSLNVTASTPGLTYVPFAVDAVTYAVGAGSVLPLDLSTADLHALYTCDPGFVGTAPNWDIRPLLPQSGSGTRSYWLTVVGITEGDLSANRYPCVTDTKGGKKIEEHDGRVLDSKTLVPFSIAQYLAQSASTIPDIRGAAQLGNINGVPSMLLNTGAAATRDVYNVIPTSKVGVSPWSDVFVGKTSKICSRADLIKQYGFGTNDNCGDTSRNSGN, from the coding sequence GTGAAGAGTCTCACCAAGAGCAACCTCGCCAAGTGTGTGACCGTCGCCGCCGGCCTCGGCCTCGTGGTGGCCGGTACCGGGACCGCCCAGGCGGACCCGACCGGTGCCCCGCTCTACCGTCAGCTCGCCGGTGTCGGCTCCGACACCACCCAGGGCGTCATGAACGCGATGGCCGACGCCATCACCGGCCCCACCGGTGAGAAGCTGATCGGTTCGTACAACGCGACCGGCTCCGCGACCATCAACACCAAGGCCGCTGCCGCCTGCCAGAACCTCAACCGCCCGAACGGCTCCGGCGCGGGCCGCACCGCCCTGCTGAACGAGCTGAACAAGAACAACGGCTGCCTGGACTTCTCCCGCTCCTCCAGCCTCAACGTGACCGCCAGCACCCCGGGTCTGACCTATGTCCCGTTCGCCGTCGACGCCGTGACCTACGCGGTCGGCGCGGGCAGCGTGCTGCCGCTCGACCTCAGCACGGCCGACCTGCACGCCCTGTACACCTGTGACCCCGGCTTCGTCGGCACCGCCCCGAACTGGGACATCCGCCCGCTGCTGCCGCAGAGCGGCTCGGGCACCCGCTCGTACTGGCTGACCGTGGTCGGCATCACCGAGGGCGACCTGAGCGCCAACCGCTACCCCTGTGTCACCGACACCAAGGGCGGCAAGAAGATCGAGGAGCACGACGGCCGGGTGCTGGACAGCAAGACCCTGGTGCCGTTCTCGATCGCCCAGTACCTCGCGCAGAGCGCCAGCACCATCCCCGACATCCGCGGCGCGGCCCAGCTCGGCAACATCAACGGTGTCCCGTCGATGCTGCTGAACACCGGTGCCGCGGCCACCCGTGACGTCTACAACGTCATCCCGACCAGCAAGGTCGGCGTCAGCCCGTGGAGCGACGTCTTCGTCGGCAAGACCTCGAAGATCTGCTCGCGCGCCGACCTGATCAAGCAGTACGGCTTCGGCACCAACGACAACTGCGGTGACACCTCCCGCAACTCCGGCAACTGA
- a CDS encoding Ig-like domain-containing protein, with protein sequence MSIRIPRTVAIGAATLLAAGSITMAGTTAHAAETVPTVGTLALNPASGTDEELISLVSSAACPGGTNLQGLVFGAGFPADGFGVTTNQAQSNFPVDAQGHLTVPLSDTMKGFAQKNGFSTLAGKYEFRLRCRAKLGTTYFGDFVGAINFNTPTSYTTVDTTPVATATTTALTVTPNGSATLGGDVTLSAAVTPAAPGTVQFLDGTTALGAPVAVNAGSASLTVNTLALGAHNLSAVFTSSSTAFLGSTSSAVAYTISPKGAAATTTALAVSPAGSAAKNTPVALSATVTPAGTPGAVEFRDGGTLLGTQSVNAGSAALTVATLAEGDHLLTATFVPAVPADFAASTSPVVPFTVTPPVVVPNPGDPLPPSPVFETITTSVAPGALVISVAGTNVTLPPLTLNGDSTLYSTTGAIQTVTVTDTRAGAPGWSVSGRVDQFASGANQINAQNLGWAPNLVSKGDGLKINLGGAIAPANAVAAADAGVFGLKSSRTLATATGLGTAKLGADLTLLAPTSTLAGTYQGLLTLTAI encoded by the coding sequence GTGAGCATCCGTATTCCGCGCACTGTCGCAATCGGCGCCGCCACCCTCCTGGCCGCCGGCAGCATCACCATGGCCGGTACCACCGCGCACGCGGCCGAGACCGTCCCGACCGTCGGCACCCTGGCGCTCAACCCGGCGAGCGGCACCGACGAGGAACTGATCAGCCTGGTCAGCTCCGCCGCCTGCCCCGGTGGCACCAACCTGCAGGGCCTGGTCTTCGGTGCCGGCTTCCCGGCGGACGGCTTCGGTGTCACCACGAACCAGGCCCAGTCCAACTTCCCGGTCGACGCCCAGGGCCACCTGACCGTGCCGCTGAGCGACACCATGAAGGGCTTCGCCCAGAAGAACGGCTTCTCCACCCTCGCGGGCAAGTACGAGTTCCGGCTGCGCTGCCGCGCCAAGCTCGGCACCACGTACTTCGGTGACTTCGTCGGCGCGATCAACTTCAACACCCCCACCAGCTACACCACGGTGGACACCACGCCGGTCGCGACCGCCACCACCACCGCGCTGACCGTCACCCCGAACGGCTCCGCCACCCTCGGCGGCGACGTCACGCTGTCCGCCGCGGTCACCCCGGCCGCGCCGGGCACCGTCCAGTTCCTGGACGGCACCACCGCGCTCGGCGCCCCGGTGGCCGTGAACGCCGGCTCCGCCTCGCTGACCGTCAACACCCTGGCCCTGGGCGCGCACAACCTGTCCGCGGTCTTCACCTCGAGCTCGACCGCCTTCCTGGGCTCGACCTCGTCCGCGGTCGCCTACACCATCAGCCCCAAGGGTGCCGCCGCGACCACCACCGCGCTGGCCGTCAGCCCGGCGGGCTCCGCGGCCAAGAACACCCCGGTCGCGCTGAGTGCCACCGTGACCCCGGCCGGCACGCCCGGTGCGGTCGAGTTCCGTGACGGCGGCACGCTGCTCGGCACCCAGTCGGTGAACGCCGGCTCCGCCGCGCTGACCGTCGCCACCCTGGCGGAGGGCGACCACCTGCTGACCGCCACCTTCGTCCCGGCCGTCCCGGCCGACTTCGCGGCCTCGACCTCCCCGGTCGTGCCGTTCACCGTCACCCCGCCGGTGGTCGTCCCGAACCCGGGCGACCCGCTGCCGCCGTCGCCGGTCTTCGAGACCATCACCACCTCGGTCGCCCCCGGCGCTCTGGTGATCAGCGTGGCGGGCACCAACGTCACCCTGCCGCCGCTCACCCTGAACGGTGACAGCACCCTGTACTCCACCACCGGTGCGATCCAGACCGTCACCGTCACGGACACCCGTGCGGGTGCGCCGGGCTGGTCGGTCAGCGGCCGGGTGGACCAGTTCGCCTCGGGCGCCAACCAGATCAACGCGCAGAACCTCGGCTGGGCCCCGAACCTGGTCTCCAAGGGTGACGGCCTCAAGATCAACCTCGGTGGCGCGATCGCTCCGGCGAACGCCGTCGCGGCCGCCGACGCCGGTGTCTTCGGCCTGAAGTCCTCCCGGACCCTGGCCACCGCGACCGGCCTCGGCACCGCCAAGCTCGGCGCCGACCTCACCCTGCTCGCCCCGACCTCCACGCTGGCCGGGACGTACCAGGGCCTGCTCACCCTGACGGCGATCTGA